AGCCTGCCACGCTCTTCTTGCTTTTCTTTATGCTGGGTTGTGGAACTGTTTGTTAGCAGCATTTTTTTCATTTCAAAAACAAACATTTTTTCACTGCTTCAGTTTTGCCGTTTACATTCAACTTATAATAATAAATCCCTGAACTTACAGGTTTGCCTAAGTTATCATCTCCATTCCAGATAATTGAATGAAAACCTGTAGTAAATTCACTGTTAATCAATGTATTGATTTTTTGTCCTTTTATGTTGTAAATCGCAAGTTCAACTTTAGAATCATTTTGGATTGAAAAGACAATTGTCGTTTCTGGATTAAACGGATTTGGATAATTAGAAAAATGATTTGCTTGATTATTTGAAATATTATCGAAATTTATATCATTTTCAGCACCTAATCGAATAAGCCAAATATCATATAAACCAGATCCATAAGACTCTGTACCACCAGCAACAACATAACCGTCATCTGTAACTTGTCTAACTGAATAAGCATAATCATAACCATTCCCACCATAAGTTTGATTCCATTCCTCAGTTCCACTTGCATCTATTTTTACCAAAAGGAAATCAACCTGTCCTGTTCCATAAGATTCAGTGTAACCTGCGATGATATATCCTCCATCTGAAGTTTGTTGAATTGAATTAGCTCTATCAAAATAATCTCCACCGTAAGTTTGATTCCATTCTTCATTTCCACTATCATCAGTTTTTACTATCCAGAAATCACTAACTCCTACTCCATAAGATTCAGTATATCCTGCAATGATATAACCTCCATCTGTGGTCTGTATAATTGAGTAAGCTTTGTCAAAATAATTACCACCGTAAGTTTGATTCCATTCTTCAATTCCATTTTCATCTGCCTTTACTATCCAGAAATCACTATTTCCCATACCATAAGATTCAGTATATCCTGCAACGATATAACCACCATCTATGGTTTGCTGAACAGAATAAGCCCTATCTTGATCACTTCCTCCATAAATTTGATTCCACTCTTCATTTCCATATTCATCAATTTTTATTAACCAAAAATCTTTTGAACTTGTAACGTTAGTTTCAGTTTCACCAGCAATAATATATCCGCCATCTGATGTTTGCTGTATCGAAAAAGCTAGATCAAAATAACTTCCACCATAAGTCTGATTCCATACTTCATTTCCACTTTCATCTGTTTTAACTATCCAAACATCAAAATTACCTGCTCCATAAGACCATGTAAAACCAGCGATAATAAATCCTCCATCGAAGGTTTGTTGAACTGAGTGAGCTACATCTGAAGAATTACCACCGTAAGTTTGATTCCATTCTTCAATTCCAATTTCATTTGTTTTTATTATCCAAAAATCACTATTACCTGCGCCATAAGACTCAGTATAACCCACAATGACATAACCTCCATCTGTGGTCAGCTGAATTGAATACGAATGATCAGTATAACTACCACCATATGTTTTGGTCCACAAAGTATCAGGTGCTGTTTGAGCTACTACCTGTGACGATAAAATTATACCGACAAATAGAAAGAATATTCTAATTTTCATTTTTCCTCCAAAATTTCTGCTAATGTTTGGTCACTGCCGCGCTCATCTTTTCGGGCAGAGATATGTTTGTTTTGAGTATTTTTATCTTAATATTGAATATTATGTCTTTCAAAATCTTCAAAAATTGTCATTTGTGAATATTGATTTTTCTCAAGAATAATCTCAGTTAAAGAATTTAGTTCAAGTTCCTTACTTAATTTTAAAATATCCAACCGATTTAAAATTGAAGATGTAATTGGACGTTTTGAATCCCAAAAAATAAAAGATTGAAAAAACTCTTTTGCTATTTGAGAATTCAAAGTTTTGAGAAGTAATTCAGCTTCCTTTTTTGTATTGCAAGATATTAAATAACAAGTATCATCAACCATTATCGGTTTTTCTTTATAAGTTTCCAATAACTGAAAATGTATTTTTTTGTATAAACCGGAGATTGCTATCTTATAATTAGAAAATGAATATTTTCCAATACCAAATATTGAAAATTTAGGTTTATTTTTATAGATAGAACTTTTCCGTTGAGATAAAATGTTTGAGTGTTTCTCCAAATATTGATAAGTTTTAGGTGCAATATTTTTAATATATATTGTTTCATTACCAACTTCTTTTTGAGTTATAAGAACCCATTTTCGAGGAAAGCTTAAAACATCTTTTGAAATATCGGAACTTTTATACAGAGGATAAAGAAAGTCCATTTCCAAATCAACAGTTTCTCCAAAACCATTAATAAAAAGACCATCTTTAAAAAAGAATTCCATAATTTTTGAAGAATCATGTTTAATACCTGAACGCCATCTATAATATTCGTTTCCTTCTAAATGTGAATGTTTATTATAAAATGAAATATTTGCTAACAATTTATTTTTTTTAATTCCAATATCTGATATTAAAGATTTATAGTCTAATTTACTGTAAACCGGACAATGCTTGGTTTGGACATTTTCTCCAGATTGACAAATAAATAAGCAAGCATCAACAGAAACATTAAAATGTTCTTTTGAATTTATTAGATGAATAGATGATTGTGATATATTTAATTTATTGTTCCATATATACATCAAAACTTTTCGAGCAACACTTGTTTTACAAAGAAAAGCTAAAAGTGATGTTTTATATTGCAATACATCCAATAATTTAATTATCATCCATTCAGAAATATCAAAATTTGATTTTCCTGTAATCGCTTCAATACCTTTAAGTTGCTGACCATTATTTTTTTTAGGTAAATTTGAACTGGTTAAAGAAGAAAGTTTTGAATTTGTGACCCAAGGTGGGTTGCCAATCATCAATAATGGTTCTTTCAATTGGTTTAAATATTTTCCCCAATCCATTTTGAAGAAATCCTGATTTTCCAAAATTACTTTTTTACTTGAAATTGCTTTTCTTAAAATATTTAAATAGTTATTGTTTATTTCAATGCCTATAATTTTTTCAGCAGAATTAAATGTTTTATTAGAATTTATTATAAAACTTCCGACTCCACAAGTTGGTTCAAT
This genomic window from Candidatus Cloacimonadota bacterium contains:
- a CDS encoding T9SS type A sorting domain-containing protein — its product is MKIRIFFLFVGIILSSQVVAQTAPDTLWTKTYGGSYTDHSYSIQLTTDGGYVIVGYTESYGAGNSDFWIIKTNEIGIEEWNQTYGGNSSDVAHSVQQTFDGGFIIAGFTWSYGAGNFDVWIVKTDESGNEVWNQTYGGSYFDLAFSIQQTSDGGYIIAGETETNVTSSKDFWLIKIDEYGNEEWNQIYGGSDQDRAYSVQQTIDGGYIVAGYTESYGMGNSDFWIVKADENGIEEWNQTYGGNYFDKAYSIIQTTDGGYIIAGYTESYGVGVSDFWIVKTDDSGNEEWNQTYGGDYFDRANSIQQTSDGGYIIAGYTESYGTGQVDFLLVKIDASGTEEWNQTYGGNGYDYAYSVRQVTDDGYVVAGGTESYGSGLYDIWLIRLGAENDINFDNISNNQANHFSNYPNPFNPETTIVFSIQNDSKVELAIYNIKGQKINTLINSEFTTGFHSIIWNGDDNLGKPVSSGIYYYKLNVNGKTEAVKKCLFLK
- a CDS encoding N-6 DNA methylase; this translates as MELLKLHNSKQKVEFGDFQTPDNLALQICDFISNNSYKPKTIIEPTCGVGSFIINSNKTFNSAEKIIGIEINNNYLNILRKAISSKKVILENQDFFKMDWGKYLNQLKEPLLMIGNPPWVTNSKLSSLTSSNLPKKNNGQQLKGIEAITGKSNFDISEWMIIKLLDVLQYKTSLLAFLCKTSVARKVLMYIWNNKLNISQSSIHLINSKEHFNVSVDACLFICQSGENVQTKHCPVYSKLDYKSLISDIGIKKNKLLANISFYNKHSHLEGNEYYRWRSGIKHDSSKIMEFFFKDGLFINGFGETVDLEMDFLYPLYKSSDISKDVLSFPRKWVLITQKEVGNETIYIKNIAPKTYQYLEKHSNILSQRKSSIYKNKPKFSIFGIGKYSFSNYKIAISGLYKKIHFQLLETYKEKPIMVDDTCYLISCNTKKEAELLLKTLNSQIAKEFFQSFIFWDSKRPITSSILNRLDILKLSKELELNSLTEIILEKNQYSQMTIFEDFERHNIQY